In the Phaeobacter gallaeciensis genome, one interval contains:
- a CDS encoding F0F1 ATP synthase subunit gamma: protein MSSTASTALRARQVVELARIEARLESLGQLGVLVTAMRSMAAVRAREAQDALIGTQAFCATVDRAIASLSQLPGRKTPDETGAPVLLVITSENGFVGGFNTRIMEHVQEIRMPEERLVLIGRRGQILAGEMHMQPEIALPMTSRVSGVTQLARRATNRLMGATHARVVFAQHEKSGTYAVVHRSVLPLAADPPQNAAAAPPLHHLPTPELLDRLAGEYLFAKIAHALMESLACENNVRLLTMDAATRNIDSRFDKLRREERQALQEQTTSDMLDVIVGSEAVEGK from the coding sequence ATGAGTTCAACCGCATCCACCGCGCTGAGGGCGCGTCAGGTGGTTGAACTTGCCCGCATAGAGGCCCGGCTCGAAAGCCTCGGGCAGCTTGGCGTTCTGGTCACGGCGATGCGATCCATGGCGGCTGTGCGGGCACGCGAAGCTCAGGATGCGCTGATCGGCACACAGGCTTTCTGTGCCACGGTGGACCGCGCGATCGCGAGCCTCAGCCAATTGCCCGGGCGCAAGACACCAGACGAGACTGGCGCGCCAGTCCTGCTGGTGATCACCTCGGAAAACGGATTCGTGGGCGGCTTCAACACGCGCATCATGGAGCATGTGCAAGAGATCCGCATGCCAGAAGAGAGGCTTGTGCTGATCGGGCGGCGCGGTCAGATCCTGGCGGGCGAGATGCACATGCAGCCGGAGATTGCGCTGCCGATGACTTCGCGAGTGAGCGGTGTGACGCAACTTGCGCGGCGGGCGACCAACCGGTTGATGGGGGCGACACACGCGCGGGTGGTCTTTGCCCAGCATGAGAAAAGCGGCACCTACGCGGTCGTGCATCGCTCTGTCCTGCCGCTCGCGGCAGATCCCCCGCAGAATGCCGCTGCTGCGCCGCCGTTGCACCATTTGCCCACGCCAGAGCTGCTGGACCGGCTCGCGGGGGAATATCTCTTTGCCAAGATCGCCCATGCATTGATGGAAAGCCTTGCCTGTGAAAACAATGTGCGGCTGCTGACCATGGATGCGGCGACGCGCAATATCGACTCCCGTTTCGACAAGTTGCGCAGAGAGGAACGGCAGGCCCTGCAGGAGCAGACGACATCGGACATGCTCGATGTCATCGTTGGCTCCGAGG
- a CDS encoding F0F1 ATP synthase subunit alpha: MVLETPLSDWISGARDRLEQTRLAPELEQVGRVEQIGDGVAHVSGLGQTRLDELLRFEDGSMGMAMTIAEDSLGCVLLSPYEEITAGSRVFNTGTIARVPVGDGLLGRIISPLGEPLDGGPPVVAARYDPIEKPAPGIVDRDLVTEPLLTGLTVVDAMIPLGRGQRQLIIGDRKTGKTSIAVDTIINQRDTDVVCIYASIGQKSSTVSRVVESIRAHGAIDRCIFVVGAADAAPGAQWITPFAACSIAEYFRDRGQHALLVMDDLTKHAMVYRQLSLLLRKPPGREAYPGDVFYLHSRLLERAAKLAPDLGGGSLTALPIAETQAENLTAYIPTNLISITDGQIIVGQKLFYEGQKPAVNVGLSVSRVGGATQAKAIKSLAQSLKLDYAQYLELEIFTRFGAMVDDKTARTIAHGRRLRAILAQPEYQPLPLSLQVALLLAISDGMLDEMPLPDIPKFREMLAQRLPSQRPNVVAEIDKTHALSDEARDALREFARSCADEFNRIHRAEGASGG, translated from the coding sequence ATGGTTCTGGAAACCCCGCTTTCTGATTGGATATCCGGCGCCCGCGACCGGCTGGAGCAGACCCGTCTTGCGCCTGAGCTGGAGCAGGTCGGACGCGTAGAGCAGATCGGGGACGGTGTCGCGCATGTTTCGGGATTGGGGCAGACGCGTCTTGATGAGCTTTTGCGTTTTGAGGATGGCAGCATGGGAATGGCGATGACTATCGCCGAAGACAGCCTGGGCTGCGTGCTGTTGTCGCCCTACGAGGAAATCACCGCAGGCAGCCGGGTCTTCAACACCGGGACTATCGCACGGGTTCCGGTTGGCGATGGGCTGCTGGGGCGTATCATATCACCGCTTGGAGAACCTCTGGATGGTGGGCCGCCGGTTGTCGCGGCGCGGTATGATCCGATCGAAAAACCTGCGCCTGGCATCGTTGATCGTGATCTTGTCACCGAACCCTTGCTGACAGGCCTGACTGTGGTCGACGCGATGATCCCCCTTGGGCGGGGGCAGCGTCAGCTCATCATCGGGGACCGGAAGACGGGGAAGACCTCGATCGCGGTCGATACGATCATCAATCAGCGCGACACCGATGTCGTCTGCATCTACGCCTCCATCGGGCAGAAAAGCTCGACCGTGTCGCGCGTGGTCGAATCCATCCGCGCGCATGGGGCCATTGATCGCTGCATCTTCGTTGTGGGGGCCGCTGATGCCGCGCCCGGGGCGCAGTGGATCACCCCCTTTGCGGCCTGTAGCATCGCCGAATATTTTCGCGACCGGGGCCAGCATGCGCTGCTGGTGATGGACGACCTGACCAAACATGCGATGGTCTACCGACAATTGTCGCTTCTGCTGCGCAAGCCCCCGGGGCGCGAGGCCTATCCCGGCGATGTCTTCTACCTGCATTCGCGTTTGCTGGAACGGGCTGCGAAACTGGCGCCCGATCTTGGTGGCGGCTCGCTGACGGCCCTGCCGATTGCGGAAACGCAGGCCGAGAACCTGACCGCCTATATTCCCACCAACCTGATCTCGATCACCGATGGGCAGATCATCGTGGGGCAGAAACTGTTCTATGAGGGGCAAAAGCCCGCGGTGAACGTCGGATTGAGTGTCAGTCGCGTCGGTGGCGCCACGCAGGCCAAGGCGATCAAGTCTCTCGCCCAATCGCTGAAGCTGGACTACGCGCAATACCTTGAGCTGGAAATCTTCACCCGTTTTGGTGCGATGGTGGATGACAAGACTGCCAGAACCATCGCTCATGGCCGTCGGTTAAGGGCGATCCTCGCGCAGCCCGAGTACCAGCCCTTGCCGCTTTCGCTGCAGGTTGCCCTGCTGCTGGCCATATCCGACGGCATGCTGGATGAGATGCCGCTGCCGGATATTCCCAAGTTTCGGGAGATGCTGGCGCAGCGCCTGCCAAGCCAGCGCCCCAATGTGGTGGCCGAAATAGACAAAACGCATGCGCTTTCTGATGAGGCGCGCGATGCGCTGCGTGAGTTCGCGCGGTCCTGCGCGGATGAGTTCAACCGCATCCACCGCGCTGAGGGCGCGTCAGGTGGTTGA
- a CDS encoding F0F1 ATP synthase subunit delta, with the protein MQIDWWTLGLQTVNFLIVIWLLSRFLYRPIRRIIQEREAADKAASDAAKDQLEEAQAVRRTYEDKTAQLAAERQEREADFHKSLEAERDKRLEAARKEAAQLLTDARAKIEEDKHQALQSLKQQIEALATDLARVALRGPCTVPETLAQVQAHLDGLAQGDLDTLKVDLQAKDAAMTVVMAHGLSDEEKAAWNACLSKYFGADVAVVFTEKAEILGGAELHFPHAVLRFSVADRLKRAAQSLEV; encoded by the coding sequence ATGCAGATCGACTGGTGGACACTGGGACTTCAGACTGTCAATTTCCTGATCGTCATCTGGCTTCTGAGCCGGTTTCTTTATCGTCCGATCCGCAGGATCATCCAAGAGCGTGAAGCGGCGGACAAGGCCGCAAGCGATGCGGCCAAGGACCAACTGGAAGAAGCGCAGGCCGTCCGGCGCACCTATGAGGACAAGACTGCGCAGCTTGCCGCAGAGCGGCAGGAACGGGAAGCCGACTTTCACAAATCCCTAGAGGCCGAAAGGGATAAACGCCTTGAGGCGGCGCGCAAAGAGGCAGCGCAGCTGCTGACAGACGCGCGTGCAAAAATCGAAGAGGACAAACATCAGGCGCTGCAATCGCTCAAGCAGCAGATTGAGGCGCTTGCGACAGATCTGGCGCGGGTGGCGCTTCGTGGTCCCTGTACAGTTCCGGAAACCCTTGCGCAGGTTCAGGCCCATCTTGACGGTCTGGCACAGGGCGATCTCGACACGCTCAAGGTCGACCTGCAGGCCAAGGATGCTGCAATGACCGTGGTGATGGCTCATGGCCTCTCGGATGAGGAGAAGGCGGCCTGGAATGCCTGCCTGTCCAAGTATTTCGGGGCGGACGTAGCCGTGGTTTTCACTGAAAAGGCCGAGATCCTTGGTGGGGCGGAATTGCATTTCCCACATGCCGTCCTGCGGTTTTCCGTGGCCGACCGGCTGAAACGCGCCGCGCAGTCGCTGGAGGTCTGA
- a CDS encoding F0F1 ATP synthase subunit C: MDYIEHVSVIGAAVAVSFGAIMPAYSEGRAIAAAMEAISRQPEAAATLSRTLFVGLAMIETMAIYCLVIALLLLYANPFVG; encoded by the coding sequence ATGGACTATATCGAACATGTCAGCGTCATCGGAGCGGCAGTCGCCGTGTCATTCGGTGCGATCATGCCCGCCTATAGCGAGGGGCGTGCCATCGCTGCGGCGATGGAGGCAATTTCCCGGCAACCAGAGGCCGCCGCGACATTATCGCGGACGCTGTTTGTTGGCCTCGCCATGATCGAAACCATGGCGATCTACTGTCTCGTCATCGCGCTGCTGCTTCTTTACGCCAATCCGTTTGTGGGCTGA
- the atpB gene encoding F0F1 ATP synthase subunit A: MDASPLLPDILFHIGPVPISRAVVTTWALMLAMAAFLGIALRKPAHDAGPVQAALEVVLLAIVKQLREILGRDPWPFLPLLGSLFLFLCLANLAAVLPGATPPTGHIETPAALALIVFLSVHFYGLKIRGTGPYLRHYLEPSPLLLPLNILSELTRTFSLMIRLFGNMMSHEFVLAIVVFLTGLLVPVPFLLLGILIGIIQAYIFTVLAAVYIAAAVGAVET; the protein is encoded by the coding sequence ATGGACGCGAGCCCGCTGCTGCCCGATATCCTGTTTCACATCGGCCCGGTGCCGATCAGCCGCGCCGTGGTCACGACCTGGGCGTTGATGCTGGCCATGGCAGCGTTCCTGGGCATCGCCTTGCGCAAACCCGCCCATGATGCCGGCCCTGTTCAGGCGGCGCTCGAAGTTGTGCTGCTCGCCATCGTGAAACAGCTGCGCGAGATCCTCGGGCGTGATCCCTGGCCCTTCCTGCCGCTGCTTGGGTCACTATTTCTGTTCCTCTGCCTTGCCAATCTTGCGGCTGTGCTGCCCGGTGCCACACCGCCCACCGGACATATTGAGACGCCCGCCGCGCTGGCGTTGATCGTCTTCCTGTCGGTGCATTTCTACGGTCTGAAGATTCGCGGCACGGGGCCATATCTGCGGCACTATCTGGAGCCGAGCCCGCTTCTTCTGCCGCTGAATATCCTGTCGGAGCTGACGCGGACCTTTTCGCTGATGATCCGCCTGTTCGGCAACATGATGAGCCACGAGTTCGTCTTGGCCATCGTGGTGTTTCTGACCGGCCTACTGGTTCCGGTCCCGTTTTTGCTGCTCGGGATCCTGATCGGGATAATCCAGGCCTACATCTTCACCGTTCTCGCCGCCGTCTACATCGCTGCCGCTGTCGGCGCGGTCGAGACATAA
- a CDS encoding ATP synthase subunit I, whose amino-acid sequence MTLYLLLSQFLNLLPWLLAGLVLGAVYFVLLGRTVAAIEADAGWRRAAVFVVLRLVLATGVFALAALQGTAPLILTLLGFIAARMIAIRRVKGQG is encoded by the coding sequence ATGACATTATACCTTTTGTTGAGCCAATTCCTGAACCTGCTTCCCTGGCTGCTTGCGGGCCTCGTCCTGGGGGCTGTCTATTTTGTCCTTTTGGGGCGCACGGTTGCGGCAATCGAAGCCGATGCGGGATGGCGCCGCGCGGCGGTGTTCGTTGTCCTGCGGCTGGTGCTGGCAACCGGGGTGTTCGCCCTGGCGGCCTTGCAGGGCACGGCGCCGCTGATCCTGACGCTGCTGGGGTTCATCGCGGCGCGCATGATCGCCATCCGGCGGGTCAAAGGACAAGGCTGA
- a CDS encoding AtpZ/AtpI family protein has product MSDPDNNERDEMLKVIRTTQDRRQKWQEEGERPLWKNLSMIGALGWLIVAPTLLGVFLGRWLDSKLGTGVTFSGALTFAGACFGFFLAWHRMNEK; this is encoded by the coding sequence ATGAGCGATCCGGACAACAACGAACGCGATGAAATGCTGAAGGTCATCCGCACAACCCAGGACCGGCGCCAGAAATGGCAGGAGGAGGGCGAACGTCCCCTGTGGAAGAACCTTTCGATGATCGGCGCGCTGGGCTGGCTCATCGTCGCGCCAACGCTGCTCGGCGTTTTTTTGGGCCGGTGGCTTGATAGTAAGCTGGGCACCGGTGTTACCTTCAGCGGCGCCCTGACATTTGCGGGCGCCTGTTTCGGCTTTTTCCTTGCATGGCACAGGATGAATGAGAAATGA
- a CDS encoding hypothetical protein (produces ATP from ADP in the presence of a proton gradient across the membrane; the epsilon subunit is part of the catalytic core of the ATP synthase complex) — protein MKLVVATPREIVEEVDDIVSVRANDDTGAFGIQPGHADFLTVLPISVVSWRTKTRSGVVVIRGGILTVQGGSRIDIAARGAWREDQLSDLGSSAIAELQREDSDEDVTRKSEHRLHLATMRQIERLLRGARKETTTPRLDAGASPGAGEARS, from the coding sequence ATGAAACTTGTCGTCGCCACCCCTAGGGAGATTGTCGAGGAGGTCGATGACATCGTCTCGGTCCGTGCAAACGACGATACCGGCGCTTTTGGCATCCAGCCCGGACATGCGGATTTCCTGACGGTCCTGCCAATTTCGGTTGTCAGCTGGCGGACCAAGACGCGTTCCGGAGTGGTTGTCATTCGGGGCGGTATCCTCACGGTGCAGGGCGGGAGCAGGATCGACATCGCCGCCCGCGGCGCCTGGCGCGAGGATCAGCTTTCCGATCTCGGGTCCAGCGCGATTGCGGAATTGCAGCGCGAGGACAGCGACGAAGATGTGACGCGCAAATCCGAACACCGCCTGCATCTGGCCACGATGCGCCAGATCGAACGGTTGCTGCGGGGCGCGCGCAAGGAGACGACCACGCCACGACTGGACGCCGGGGCCAGCCCGGGGGCAGGGGAGGCGCGATCATGA
- the atpD gene encoding F0F1 ATP synthase subunit beta — protein sequence MSETVADIQTPSPSDSTGAHGAVSRIDGSVIEVRFAEGDLPEINSALEVQWDRPSKLLLEVQQHADPTHVRCVAIHETAGLACGMPVLATGSPITVPVGEQVLGRMINVVGETIDKGPDLPESTPRRGIHRRAPLLSVQNAGTEVFSSGIKLIDLLAPLARGGKAAMFGGAGVGKTVLIMELIRSIADRYKGQSVFAGVGERSREGHELWLDLKRSGVIDRTVLVFGQMNEPPGARWRVALSALTVAEYFRDEMAQDVLFLIDNVFRFVQAGSEVSGLLGRLPSRVGYQPTLATEIAELEERIASVRSAAVTSIQAVYVPADDFTDPAVAETFTHLDSAIVLSRDMASEGLYPAIDPLASSSSLHDPLIIGQRHYDTAERVRRLIEQYRELQEIISLLGIDDLSATDRQAVGRARRLIRFMTQPFVVTSQFTGRAGVSVSLEDTLTGCEAILDGETDDWDESALYMVGTLEDARAAQAKLRQST from the coding sequence ATGAGCGAGACCGTAGCAGATATCCAGACACCCTCGCCAAGCGACAGCACAGGCGCGCATGGGGCCGTCTCCCGCATTGACGGCTCCGTCATTGAGGTGCGCTTTGCAGAGGGCGATTTGCCAGAGATCAATAGCGCGCTTGAGGTACAGTGGGACCGCCCGAGCAAACTGCTGCTGGAGGTACAACAACACGCCGACCCGACCCATGTGCGCTGCGTTGCCATTCATGAAACGGCGGGGCTGGCTTGCGGAATGCCTGTCCTGGCGACCGGCAGCCCGATCACTGTGCCAGTTGGAGAGCAGGTGTTGGGCCGTATGATCAACGTGGTCGGAGAGACGATCGACAAGGGGCCGGACCTGCCCGAAAGCACGCCACGCCGCGGCATTCACCGGCGCGCACCGCTATTGTCGGTACAGAATGCAGGCACCGAGGTTTTTTCGAGCGGGATCAAGCTGATCGACCTTCTTGCCCCGCTTGCACGCGGCGGAAAGGCCGCCATGTTCGGTGGCGCCGGGGTTGGCAAGACTGTTCTGATCATGGAACTGATCCGCTCCATCGCTGACCGTTACAAGGGGCAATCGGTCTTTGCCGGGGTTGGGGAGCGGTCCCGCGAGGGACATGAGCTGTGGCTCGACCTCAAACGCTCCGGCGTGATCGACAGAACGGTTCTGGTCTTTGGTCAGATGAACGAGCCACCCGGTGCGCGCTGGCGCGTGGCGCTCTCTGCCCTCACCGTTGCCGAGTATTTCCGAGATGAAATGGCGCAGGACGTCTTGTTCCTGATCGACAATGTTTTTCGCTTTGTTCAGGCCGGTTCAGAGGTCTCGGGCCTGCTGGGGCGTTTGCCGTCGCGCGTGGGCTATCAGCCAACGCTGGCGACGGAAATCGCAGAGCTGGAGGAACGGATTGCCTCGGTCCGCAGCGCAGCGGTTACCTCGATCCAGGCGGTTTATGTTCCGGCAGATGATTTCACCGATCCGGCGGTCGCGGAAACCTTCACCCATCTCGACAGTGCTATCGTGCTCAGCCGGGACATGGCCAGCGAAGGTCTGTATCCCGCGATTGATCCGCTCGCCTCAAGCTCATCGCTCCACGATCCCCTGATTATCGGTCAGCGCCACTATGATACTGCCGAGCGGGTGCGGCGCCTGATCGAGCAGTACAGGGAACTGCAGGAGATCATCTCGCTGCTCGGGATCGACGACCTGAGCGCGACGGACCGGCAGGCCGTCGGGCGCGCGCGGCGTCTGATCCGGTTCATGACGCAGCCGTTTGTCGTGACCTCACAATTTACCGGACGGGCCGGGGTCTCGGTCAGTCTTGAAGACACGCTGACCGGATGCGAGGCCATTCTGGACGGCGAGACCGACGATTGGGACGAAAGCGCGCTTTATATGGTGGGCACGCTGGAAGACGCCCGGGCGGCGCAAGCCAAGTTGCGGCAGAGCACATGA
- a CDS encoding universal stress protein — MAMRNIVMPIAPGRYDPSSLRRAITLAKRLPCHLDVVFLLPDPKETFIYTGIEPTEQDGPLSDIRDRMEDHGRSAAEASRRLFAKLRKEAGLELRQKPSLASTASGAWHRIKGEPQEMITPLARRADATIFTPETARYTLMADNVLEAALLRSGRPVLYLPGEDGQQVDISRVMIAWDGSSACVRAISAWLASGLPLQEVFLVHVADPHEDQPNSDSIRDHLAWHGVPCTVETRRKGAEPVGAVLAEAAVDLHCGLIVMGGYGHFRSWEAIFGGVTRYMIHHAQRSLFMMH, encoded by the coding sequence ATGGCAATGCGGAACATCGTGATGCCGATTGCACCGGGGCGCTATGACCCGTCAAGCCTGCGCCGGGCCATCACCCTTGCCAAGCGTCTGCCCTGCCATCTGGACGTGGTCTTTCTGCTTCCGGACCCGAAAGAGACATTCATCTATACAGGCATTGAGCCGACCGAACAGGACGGTCCTTTGTCCGACATCCGAGACCGCATGGAAGATCACGGGCGCAGCGCGGCCGAGGCGTCGCGCCGGCTGTTTGCCAAGCTACGTAAGGAGGCCGGGTTGGAGCTGCGGCAAAAACCGTCGCTCGCGTCGACTGCCAGCGGCGCATGGCACCGGATCAAGGGGGAGCCGCAGGAGATGATCACCCCCCTGGCCAGACGCGCAGATGCGACGATCTTTACGCCTGAGACCGCTAGATACACTCTGATGGCGGATAATGTTCTGGAGGCTGCCTTGTTGCGGTCAGGGCGCCCGGTGCTCTATCTGCCGGGGGAAGACGGCCAGCAGGTAGATATATCCCGCGTCATGATTGCCTGGGATGGCAGCAGCGCCTGCGTGCGGGCGATCTCGGCCTGGCTCGCCAGTGGTTTGCCGTTGCAGGAGGTATTTCTCGTGCACGTGGCGGACCCGCATGAGGACCAGCCGAACAGCGACAGTATCCGCGACCATCTTGCCTGGCACGGTGTTCCCTGCACGGTCGAGACCCGCCGCAAGGGCGCCGAGCCCGTCGGTGCCGTGCTGGCAGAAGCCGCAGTCGATCTGCACTGCGGGCTGATCGTCATGGGTGGATATGGTCATTTCCGCAGCTGGGAGGCGATTTTCGGAGGGGTCACGCGCTATATGATACACCATGCCCAACGTTCTCTGTTTATGATGCATTGA
- a CDS encoding HlyD family secretion protein has product MMSFMVQATRALFALPFLIPSCQGPDTHVALGVLARERVALTATANEIITELPVAEGQSVTAGTVLVQLDDRLAQANLDVTLANRAQAQADLERLQTGAREEEIAIAQSRVDGTRAVYHEAQSTVERNSQLLKRGTITQASLDQDIARRNAALAELQSAEQALLEIETGAREEDIRIAEAKLRAADAQVAAEQIRLQNLTIVASRDGILDNLPWSLGERVPMGSPVAILLTDDRPFARIYVPEPARAGLKIGAEVQVEVDGIEGRFSGTVRWIKSEPAFTPYYALNKEQRSRLVYMAEVDMPPQAGDLPVGLPVTAYLP; this is encoded by the coding sequence ATGATGAGTTTCATGGTGCAGGCGACACGGGCGCTCTTCGCCCTGCCTTTTCTAATTCCGTCTTGTCAGGGACCCGATACGCATGTGGCGCTGGGCGTGCTTGCGCGCGAACGCGTTGCTCTCACCGCGACCGCCAACGAGATCATAACCGAGTTGCCCGTCGCTGAAGGTCAGAGCGTGACGGCGGGGACGGTTCTAGTCCAACTTGATGACAGGCTGGCGCAAGCCAACCTTGATGTGACGCTGGCAAACCGGGCGCAGGCGCAGGCCGATCTGGAGCGGCTGCAAACCGGCGCGCGCGAGGAAGAAATCGCGATTGCACAATCCCGGGTCGATGGAACCCGGGCCGTCTATCACGAGGCGCAGAGTACGGTCGAGCGCAACAGCCAGTTGCTGAAACGCGGGACGATCACGCAGGCCAGCCTTGATCAGGACATCGCGCGGCGCAATGCCGCGCTGGCGGAACTGCAAAGCGCCGAACAGGCCTTGCTGGAAATCGAAACCGGCGCGCGCGAAGAGGACATTCGCATTGCCGAGGCCAAGCTGAGAGCAGCCGATGCGCAGGTCGCTGCCGAGCAGATCCGGCTGCAGAACCTCACAATCGTCGCATCCCGTGATGGCATTCTCGACAACCTGCCCTGGAGCCTCGGAGAGCGCGTGCCGATGGGCAGCCCGGTGGCAATCCTGTTGACGGATGATCGACCCTTTGCCCGGATCTATGTTCCGGAACCCGCCCGGGCAGGCCTCAAGATCGGCGCAGAAGTGCAGGTTGAGGTCGATGGGATCGAGGGCCGCTTTTCCGGCACGGTTCGCTGGATCAAGTCCGAGCCTGCCTTCACGCCCTATTACGCCTTGAACAAGGAACAGCGCAGCCGCCTTGTCTATATGGCCGAAGTGGACATGCCACCGCAGGCCGGTGATCTTCCGGTCGGATTGCCCGTGACGGCCTATCTGCCATGA
- a CDS encoding ABC transporter ATP-binding protein: MSGVVVETHGLTRMFGTKTAVDKVDLKITKGTVYGLLGPNGSGKTTAMRMLLGLLKPTAGEALVLGTRLPGNAEPLKRHIGYMTQGFTHYRDLTVLENLGFIADIHDFGGRRKRARIKELLDTYDLAAQADKFAGEMSGGQRQRLALAATVLHRPELLFLDEPTAAVDPETRRSFWEQLFDLVEGGTTIIVSTHLMDEAERCHQIAILDQGRKRAEGAPRDLMARVQGRVIEVSGPDLRSVRRHLSTTTGILSVAQVGSRLRVLVAPETDDPQATVAAAVAEFAEIQTQPTRPNLEDVFVLATGERVAERTA, translated from the coding sequence ATGAGCGGAGTTGTCGTGGAAACCCATGGGCTGACCCGCATGTTCGGGACCAAGACGGCGGTCGACAAGGTTGATCTGAAGATCACCAAAGGTACAGTCTACGGCCTGCTGGGCCCAAACGGATCGGGCAAGACCACCGCCATGCGCATGCTGCTTGGTTTGCTGAAACCCACCGCCGGTGAGGCTCTGGTTCTGGGTACGCGGCTTCCGGGCAATGCAGAACCGCTCAAACGCCACATCGGATATATGACGCAGGGTTTCACGCATTACCGCGACCTGACCGTTCTGGAGAACCTCGGCTTCATCGCCGATATCCACGATTTCGGCGGCCGCCGAAAACGCGCCCGGATCAAAGAACTGCTCGACACCTACGATCTGGCCGCGCAGGCCGATAAATTTGCCGGTGAGATGAGCGGGGGGCAGCGCCAGCGTCTTGCGCTGGCCGCGACGGTTCTGCACCGGCCCGAGTTGTTGTTTCTGGATGAGCCCACTGCCGCGGTCGATCCGGAAACACGGCGCAGTTTCTGGGAACAGCTGTTTGATCTGGTCGAGGGCGGAACCACGATTATCGTGTCCACCCACCTGATGGATGAAGCCGAACGCTGCCACCAGATCGCGATCCTGGATCAGGGGCGAAAACGGGCTGAAGGTGCGCCGCGTGATCTGATGGCGCGCGTGCAGGGGCGCGTCATCGAAGTCTCGGGTCCGGACCTGAGGTCCGTCCGCCGCCATCTTTCGACCACCACAGGTATTTTGTCGGTGGCGCAGGTCGGATCGCGGCTGCGTGTGCTTGTCGCCCCGGAAACCGATGATCCGCAAGCGACGGTGGCGGCGGCCGTTGCGGAGTTTGCAGAGATCCAAACGCAGCCCACGCGCCCCAACCTTGAGGACGTGTTCGTGCTGGCCACAGGGGAAAGAGTCGCGGAGAGGACGGCGTGA
- a CDS encoding ABC transporter permease, producing MISYRHILAIIRKELLQLRRDRLTFGMIVMIPLIQLVLFGYAINTEVRHIPAAIVDQSNTDVSRALVQMVEATQVVRFESRFATVAEAEGAIMRAEVRAAFIIPKDVSQRLVRNPAVGARFSQGATDTTARPVAQWIADGSDTLVAGAIRSLRTMPLEALLRQPSTRPTPTFEVALFYNPEQRTVVNIVPGLVGIILTMTMIMFTAAAIVRESERGNMEMLIATPIRPLELMIGKIVPFVGIGLIQVTIILGLGWALFSVTTTASVWTLLVVTLLFIIASLSLGLVISTIAKNQLQAMQMTIFVLLPSILLSGFMFPYEGMPEGAQRLADLLPVTHFLRIIRGVFLRDAGLADVLPDAAWLIGFAVLGMTIASLRFRKRLD from the coding sequence GTGATCTCCTACCGGCATATCCTCGCCATCATCCGCAAGGAGTTACTGCAACTGCGTCGGGACCGGCTGACCTTTGGCATGATTGTGATGATCCCGCTGATCCAGCTGGTCCTGTTCGGCTATGCGATCAACACGGAGGTGCGCCACATCCCCGCCGCCATCGTCGATCAGAGCAATACGGACGTCAGCCGCGCGCTGGTGCAGATGGTAGAAGCCACCCAGGTGGTCCGCTTTGAAAGCCGGTTCGCCACGGTGGCCGAGGCCGAAGGCGCGATCATGCGGGCCGAAGTCCGAGCGGCCTTCATCATTCCGAAGGACGTCAGCCAGCGCCTTGTCCGCAATCCGGCGGTGGGCGCACGGTTTTCCCAGGGCGCAACGGACACCACCGCGCGCCCCGTCGCCCAATGGATCGCGGATGGGTCGGACACGCTGGTGGCCGGCGCGATCCGGTCCCTGCGCACCATGCCGCTTGAGGCGCTGCTGCGCCAACCATCGACCCGTCCCACCCCCACCTTTGAAGTCGCCTTGTTTTACAACCCCGAGCAACGAACCGTGGTCAATATCGTGCCCGGCCTGGTCGGGATCATCCTGACGATGACGATGATCATGTTCACCGCCGCGGCAATCGTACGCGAATCCGAACGGGGCAATATGGAGATGCTCATCGCGACCCCCATCCGTCCGCTGGAGCTGATGATCGGGAAGATCGTGCCCTTTGTCGGGATCGGCCTGATACAGGTTACCATCATCCTCGGGCTTGGATGGGCCTTGTTTTCGGTCACCACCACCGCGTCGGTTTGGACCTTGCTGGTGGTGACCCTGCTTTTCATCATCGCGAGTCTGTCGCTTGGGCTGGTCATCTCCACGATTGCCAAGAACCAGCTTCAGGCGATGCAGATGACGATTTTCGTGCTGCTGCCCTCGATCCTTTTGTCGGGGTTCATGTTTCCCTACGAGGGCATGCCGGAAGGCGCGCAGCGCCTGGCCGATCTGCTGCCGGTCACGCATTTTCTGCGGATCATCCGCGGCGTCTTTCTACGCGATGCCGGATTGGCCGACGTTCTGCCCGACGCTGCCTGGTTGATCGGCTTTGCGGTGCTGGGAATGACCATTGCATCGCTGCGGTTCAGGAAAAGGCTTGATTGA